The genomic stretch GCTCGGCGGGTTCGACCACCTTCTGGCGATGCTGGCAGTCGGTCTTTTCGCCGCACGCCAGAAGGGCGTCGCGCGCTGGGCGCTGCCTGCGGGATTCGTCGCCGCCATGCTGGGTGGCGCTGCGCTGAGCACTGGCGGAGTCGAACTTCCGGCTGTCGAGGCTGGCATCGCGACGTCAGTGCTCGTCTTCGGCCTGCTGATCGCTTTTGCGGCACGACTGCCACTGGCGGCGGCCATGCCGCTGATCTCCGTGTTCGCCCTGTTTCACGGTCATGCGCACCATGCCGAGATGGGCAGCAACGCGCTCGTGACCTACACGGTCGGCTTTGCGCTGGCCACGGCAGCCCTGCATGGCGTCGGCTATCTCGCAGCCCACCACCTGCCCGAATCGCGCTTTGGCAAATACGCACAACGTGCAATCGGCATGGCAATCGCCGGCGCCGGCATGCTGCTCATCGGCGCCTGAGCGATACGGGTCAGGGCAAGTCCCTGACCCTGAGAAACGACGGAAAACGGGGCAGCCCCTTGCCCGTCAGCTCACGGTAGCGGTAGGTCACCAGCGAGCCCGGCGCAGGTGGCACGCGGCGCTGGGCATCGGTGAAACCGGTTCCGATCCGGAACCGGCGACCATCCGGGGCCTCGACCAGCAGCGCACCCAGCATGCCTGCGTATTTCCCCTTGCCCTGAACGTGGGCGACCACCCTGGCCTCGTCGTCCAGCCAGGGCACGTATTTCAGGATGGCATCGGTACGCCCGGCCACCCGCAGCGCATCGGCCCGGTGCAGCATCAAACCCTCGCCACCCGCCCGCACGATCCGCTCGAACTCGCGCTTCAAGGCTTCACGATCGGCGACGCGGTGCTGTCCGACCAACTGCAGCCAGGGCAGGCCCGCATTGCTTACGATGCGCTCCATGGCGGAAATGCGCTCGGTGAAGGCGCCTCCATGAGCGGGCAGATCGAAGATCATGTACTTCACCTGCCGCCATGCCGCATCGTCGGGCTCGTGAGTGCGCACCGCACCCACGAGTTGCTCGAAGCGGCCACGGCCGATCCAGAGCTCGCCATCAAGCGGCTCCGGCGGCAAGCCGGCAACAAACCACGCCGGTGCGCCCACCGGTTTTCCACTGCGAAACAGCAACTGCTGCCCATTCCACAGCGCACGCACCCCGTCCAGCTTCTCGCTGACCCAGTACGCGGCCGGATCGACATCCGCGTGATAACGCCCTGCGAGCATCAGCGGGGGCAATTGCGCCCATGCGGAACAGGACAGCGCAAGCAGCGCGAGGGTCAGAACACGGGCAATCGCCTGCCCGCCGGGCAAGGGGCACTTCTTCGTTCGCATCGCTGGGAACCTCCGACAAGGCCCACAATTATGCCCTTATCATTTCCCAGGCGCATCTTCGGGAGCCCGCCTCCAGATGGACTTGCGTGACTCACCCCGATCCGGATACCCCAAAGCGGCGCGGCACGAGGATAATGCGAGGCCATCTCCCAGTCGTTG from Parazoarcus communis encodes the following:
- a CDS encoding HupE/UreJ family protein, with protein sequence MSKPRALVALTLLLTAGAAVAHPGHEAMSFASGLSHPLGGFDHLLAMLAVGLFAARQKGVARWALPAGFVAAMLGGAALSTGGVELPAVEAGIATSVLVFGLLIAFAARLPLAAAMPLISVFALFHGHAHHAEMGSNALVTYTVGFALATAALHGVGYLAAHHLPESRFGKYAQRAIGMAIAGAGMLLIGA
- a CDS encoding DNA ligase, producing MRTKKCPLPGGQAIARVLTLALLALSCSAWAQLPPLMLAGRYHADVDPAAYWVSEKLDGVRALWNGQQLLFRSGKPVGAPAWFVAGLPPEPLDGELWIGRGRFEQLVGAVRTHEPDDAAWRQVKYMIFDLPAHGGAFTERISAMERIVSNAGLPWLQLVGQHRVADREALKREFERIVRAGGEGLMLHRADALRVAGRTDAILKYVPWLDDEARVVAHVQGKGKYAGMLGALLVEAPDGRRFRIGTGFTDAQRRVPPAPGSLVTYRYRELTGKGLPRFPSFLRVRDLP